A window from Marinagarivorans cellulosilyticus encodes these proteins:
- a CDS encoding sensor histidine kinase — translation MIYRHSLRKRVAFAFATCIAVLSVVWGLAFFGALRLSEDRVLTRQLQRAAENYPLLTTNLRGYDKIDNLPQSLREWAQTSPKQGLYEFEAEELHVAVLSPEHKLPPEHKKSPAGNEEPSAYDEQPSAENEPPRAFVVFDVAGIEVASSEDWWWLLGITSVVGSLGALGFGLGIIVMRKAVAPVAQLAKVVADIDLEHLSAGDHKRIESNRFGDDEVGVLAGAIEKTLERISAFVARERYFTDSASHELRTPITVITGALELLEQSELSAADEKVVNRMRRATLDMKTTIEMFLCLARETDDGLYDTQFLVMPLVCHAVEQQRHLLTGKSVDVELDALAKPKVFGHPQAFSIAVNNLVRNAFEHTLAGQGPITIIVKECELLITNRVSTHADEQYPPTEASSFHGYGLGLGIVQRLCERNGWSFTLHADEAFVSARLSWQ, via the coding sequence GTGATTTACCGGCACAGCCTGCGCAAGCGTGTCGCTTTTGCATTTGCGACCTGCATTGCTGTTCTCAGTGTAGTCTGGGGCCTCGCTTTTTTTGGGGCGCTCCGTTTAAGCGAAGACCGCGTGCTGACGCGCCAGCTGCAGCGCGCCGCCGAAAATTACCCTTTATTAACAACCAACCTTCGCGGATACGACAAAATTGATAACTTGCCGCAATCACTGAGGGAGTGGGCACAGACAAGCCCCAAACAAGGGTTGTACGAATTCGAAGCCGAAGAGTTACATGTCGCCGTGCTATCTCCTGAGCATAAGCTACCTCCCGAGCATAAAAAGTCACCTGCCGGCAATGAAGAGCCCTCAGCCTATGATGAACAGCCCTCAGCCGAAAATGAACCGCCTCGCGCATTTGTAGTTTTCGACGTTGCAGGGATTGAGGTTGCATCATCTGAGGATTGGTGGTGGTTGCTCGGTATCACCAGTGTCGTGGGCTCGCTAGGCGCTCTGGGCTTCGGCTTAGGCATAATTGTAATGCGCAAGGCCGTCGCGCCTGTCGCGCAGCTGGCCAAGGTGGTCGCAGACATCGACCTAGAGCACCTGTCAGCCGGAGACCATAAGCGCATCGAGTCTAACCGGTTCGGTGACGATGAGGTGGGCGTGCTCGCGGGAGCCATTGAAAAGACCCTTGAGCGCATCAGCGCATTTGTTGCGAGGGAGCGATATTTTACCGATTCAGCCAGCCACGAATTACGCACACCAATCACGGTAATCACCGGCGCACTTGAGCTACTAGAACAAAGCGAGCTGTCAGCAGCCGACGAAAAGGTGGTAAACCGCATGCGGCGCGCAACGCTCGACATGAAAACCACCATTGAAATGTTCTTGTGCCTCGCGCGCGAAACCGACGACGGCTTATACGACACGCAGTTTTTGGTGATGCCGTTGGTGTGCCATGCAGTAGAACAGCAGCGCCATTTACTGACCGGCAAGAGTGTCGATGTTGAACTCGACGCTCTTGCAAAACCCAAAGTGTTCGGACACCCCCAAGCGTTTTCTATCGCGGTCAATAACTTGGTGCGAAACGCCTTCGAACACACGCTCGCCGGCCAAGGGCCGATTACTATTATTGTTAAAGAGTGCGAGCTATTAATTACAAATCGAGTGAGCACTCATGCCGATGAGCAGTACCCACCAACTGAGGCATCGTCGTTTCACGGCTACGGCTTAGGCCTGGGTATTGTTCAGCGCCTATGTGAACGCAATGGTTGGTCGTTTACTTTGCACGCAGATGAGGCGTTTGTGTCAGCCCGCCTTTCTTGGCAATAA
- a CDS encoding response regulator transcription factor, giving the protein MRALIVEDNRDICENIAAYLEKHHYILDFAYDGISAMHLALTNPFDVIVLDLMLPGMDGLRFCQKLRTDAEVETPVLMLTARDTLADKLKGFEAGADDYLVKPFALQELHARLQALHKRSHGKTDNQLTVGDLTMNRATLQVHRAGRLVDLTPACMKLLQRLMEAAPSVVSREDLETVLWADERPDGDALRSHLYKLRQAIDRSFATPLIHTVHRIGYRIAED; this is encoded by the coding sequence ATTAGAGCGTTGATTGTCGAGGACAATCGCGACATTTGTGAGAACATTGCCGCTTACCTCGAAAAGCATCACTATATCCTAGACTTTGCCTACGACGGAATCAGCGCTATGCATTTAGCGTTGACCAACCCGTTCGATGTTATCGTTTTAGACTTGATGCTTCCGGGGATGGATGGCCTGCGTTTCTGCCAAAAGCTACGTACCGATGCCGAAGTCGAAACGCCTGTACTTATGCTGACGGCGCGAGACACGCTCGCCGATAAACTCAAAGGGTTCGAGGCGGGAGCAGATGACTATTTAGTCAAGCCATTCGCACTTCAAGAGCTCCATGCACGATTGCAGGCGCTACACAAACGAAGCCACGGGAAAACCGATAACCAATTAACCGTTGGTGACCTCACGATGAATAGAGCTACGCTGCAAGTGCACCGCGCAGGTAGGCTTGTCGATCTCACTCCCGCTTGCATGAAGCTACTTCAACGACTTATGGAAGCGGCGCCTTCGGTGGTGTCTCGAGAAGATCTCGAAACCGTGCTGTGGGCTGACGAGCGCCCCGATGGGGATGCACTGCGTTCGCACTTGTACAAACTGCGACAGGCTATCGATAGGTCCTTTGCTACCCCGCTTATTCACACGGTACATCGTATCGGCTACCGGATTGCCGAGGACTAG
- a CDS encoding TonB-dependent receptor, with translation MSGFIIGLPLFAQAAEAPGALTFIVKDQNTARPLSAVKVTIKERETDSTQSAQTDADGRAVVEQLAPGLYSVSIVKSGFTSSYKPSVRVVTRKNIKIEFELTEQAIEEVLVLGQQTKALASVNSTYLDREALRSAVGGGADPLLALDGLPGLASSSEFASFSVRGRGPRDNLIFVDGFPFDKAVHFDATVGENEDVGGGGRFSIFAPNVISGAEFSPGGWEAAYGGRAASLLKLNVADGNPSPSASLRYDLAGYEVGYDGPAGITEGSTMLVSARRLDFGALFETIEELDIGDPVLRDVIVKSVIPINQNNTMEVLLMDTHEDYTRGVTHVFASPNFEDTSLQDSEQDSDLYGLTLRSLLGEKAVWSNKVYYRKSDKVSSEGESFPELVPEGSPASSYPVREDIITVGEGEAEAGWHSDFELVNRLGSFSAGIRVTQIELDYSTVLDGDWNQYVYDSDDYRPNPDQKYITLTPEGIDSSLSQKETSFASYVEQFFERGAWEFRTGVRFERDGFADQSFASPRFSANWQQSNLVRYFATAGLFHQSPRYLDLAANAANTLETEEITHGSLGFEVFPSNSWSILTEAYYQNLDNLVVDLDRTSGTFANIGDGTSYGVDIVATGTIREGLYSTATYSYNDAKVDRKDGRGEVVDEFSREHVATLGLTWEINNRWKVAGRYKYLSGRPDDEFIVHSDVLDAGQPLRYSKEITERNVGRKSGSSSLNIRVDYRRAIGPIDITAFLDVINVTAASSSDDTEFDYRRGIDVKDDSEAEPLIGLRLDYAW, from the coding sequence ATGTCGGGCTTCATAATTGGCCTTCCACTTTTTGCCCAGGCAGCAGAGGCACCTGGTGCACTGACCTTTATCGTCAAAGACCAAAATACTGCACGGCCTCTGTCAGCAGTAAAGGTCACGATAAAGGAGCGGGAGACCGATTCCACGCAGTCGGCGCAAACCGACGCAGACGGTCGTGCGGTCGTGGAACAGCTCGCCCCAGGCCTCTACTCCGTGAGCATTGTCAAAAGCGGGTTCACATCTTCGTACAAGCCAAGCGTGCGCGTGGTTACACGTAAAAATATTAAAATCGAATTCGAGCTGACAGAGCAAGCTATAGAGGAGGTACTCGTTCTTGGGCAACAAACAAAAGCGCTTGCATCAGTAAATAGTACCTATCTCGATAGAGAAGCGTTGCGCAGCGCCGTCGGCGGTGGTGCAGATCCACTCCTCGCGCTGGACGGCTTACCCGGCTTGGCATCTTCCAGCGAATTTGCAAGCTTTAGCGTACGCGGCCGTGGGCCCAGAGACAACTTGATATTCGTGGATGGCTTTCCTTTTGATAAAGCGGTGCACTTTGATGCAACAGTAGGCGAAAACGAAGATGTTGGTGGTGGCGGTCGCTTCTCGATTTTTGCGCCGAACGTTATCAGCGGTGCAGAGTTTTCACCTGGTGGGTGGGAGGCGGCTTATGGCGGCCGAGCGGCTTCGCTACTCAAGCTAAACGTTGCTGACGGCAACCCAAGCCCGTCGGCAAGCCTGCGCTACGACCTTGCAGGTTATGAAGTGGGTTACGACGGTCCAGCCGGTATCACAGAGGGCTCTACGATGCTTGTTTCTGCTCGGCGATTGGATTTCGGGGCTTTATTTGAAACCATCGAAGAGCTCGACATCGGAGACCCCGTCTTAAGAGACGTGATCGTAAAGTCCGTCATACCCATCAACCAAAACAACACGATGGAAGTTCTGTTGATGGATACACACGAAGACTACACGCGCGGCGTGACGCACGTCTTCGCATCGCCTAATTTTGAAGACACTTCACTACAAGATTCAGAACAGGATAGTGATTTATACGGTTTAACGTTGCGATCTTTGCTTGGTGAAAAAGCGGTGTGGAGCAATAAAGTTTACTACCGTAAAAGCGACAAAGTCAGCTCTGAAGGTGAATCATTCCCCGAGCTCGTTCCAGAAGGATCGCCAGCATCTAGCTATCCCGTGCGCGAAGACATTATTACCGTGGGTGAAGGTGAGGCAGAGGCCGGTTGGCATAGCGACTTTGAGCTTGTGAATCGATTGGGCAGTTTTAGTGCCGGTATTCGCGTCACGCAAATTGAACTGGATTACAGCACCGTTTTAGATGGCGACTGGAATCAGTACGTCTACGATTCGGATGACTATAGGCCCAACCCCGACCAGAAGTATATTACCCTAACCCCCGAAGGCATCGACTCCTCACTCAGTCAAAAGGAGACGAGCTTTGCCAGTTATGTAGAGCAGTTTTTTGAGCGAGGCGCATGGGAGTTTCGCACCGGTGTGCGCTTTGAAAGAGATGGCTTTGCAGACCAAAGTTTCGCTTCACCCCGGTTCAGCGCCAATTGGCAGCAGAGTAATCTAGTACGGTATTTTGCCACCGCCGGGTTATTCCATCAGTCGCCTCGGTATTTAGACCTTGCCGCCAACGCCGCCAACACACTTGAAACCGAAGAAATCACGCACGGTAGCTTGGGTTTTGAAGTGTTCCCGAGCAATAGCTGGTCAATATTGACTGAAGCGTATTATCAAAACCTCGATAATCTCGTGGTCGACCTCGATCGAACAAGCGGAACCTTTGCAAACATTGGTGACGGCACATCTTACGGAGTCGACATCGTGGCCACCGGTACAATTCGCGAAGGCCTTTACTCTACCGCAACCTACTCTTACAACGATGCCAAAGTGGACCGCAAAGACGGTCGCGGTGAGGTCGTCGATGAATTCAGCCGCGAGCATGTCGCTACCCTCGGCTTAACCTGGGAAATCAACAACCGCTGGAAGGTTGCCGGGCGGTACAAATACCTTTCGGGCAGGCCAGACGACGAGTTTATTGTTCACTCAGACGTATTGGATGCCGGGCAACCTTTGCGCTATTCAAAAGAAATTACCGAGCGCAATGTCGGCCGCAAAAGCGGGTCCAGCTCGTTGAATATTCGCGTCGACTACCGGCGAGCGATCGGCCCCATAGATATCACGGCCTTCCTCGATGTTATCAACGTCACCGCCGCATCATCAAGCGACGACACCGAGTTTGACTACCGACGAGGCATTGACGTAAAAGATGATAGCGAAGCGGAGCCTTTGATTGGCTTACGGCTGGACTATGCATGGTAA
- the rpoD gene encoding RNA polymerase sigma factor RpoD produces the protein MSENKQSRIKDLINRGREQGYLTYDEVNDHLPEDISDPDQVEDIIQMINDMGIRVFETAPDADELLMNDSDNPDEIAAAEAAAALAAVETEAGRTTDPVRMYMREMGTVELLTREGEIAIAKRIEEGIRELMHALAFWPGSVKTILDEFTLCEAGERRLTDVISGWLDPAEDPEAPKTEGFQEKKEDAKKDDGDDADDDDDEADTGIDPEYARERFNELRDASLAAEEAIIAKGRMSKEAGKALEELGGVFRFFKLPPRQFDPVYGSAREVLQKVRQTERELMMQCIRYGKMPRKTFIKEFPGNETNLDWIPSIVKKKRDYSDSMRNVADNILKLQEALLEIEQATGLELSTIKEINRRMSLGEARARRAKKEMVEANLRLVISIAKKYTNRGLQFLDLIQEGNIGLMKAVDKFEYRRGYKFSTYATWWIRQAITRSIADQARTIRIPVHMIETINKLNRISRQMLQEMGREPTPEELAERMEMPEDKVRKVLKIAKEPISMETPIGDDEDSHLGDFIEDVSITSPVESATTQGLMESTREVLAGLTAREAKVLRMRFGIDMNTDHTLEEVGKQFDVTRERIRQIEAKALRKLRHPTRSDHLRSFLDE, from the coding sequence ATGAGCGAAAACAAACAGTCGCGAATCAAAGACTTAATCAATCGCGGTCGCGAGCAAGGCTACCTGACCTACGATGAAGTTAATGATCACCTCCCCGAAGACATCTCCGATCCAGATCAGGTCGAAGATATCATCCAGATGATTAACGACATGGGCATCCGCGTATTCGAAACCGCGCCCGATGCCGATGAGCTGTTGATGAACGACAGCGACAACCCCGATGAAATTGCCGCTGCAGAAGCTGCTGCTGCGCTAGCTGCAGTAGAAACCGAAGCTGGCCGCACCACAGACCCTGTGCGCATGTATATGCGCGAAATGGGCACCGTGGAGCTACTGACCCGCGAAGGCGAAATCGCCATTGCCAAGCGCATTGAAGAAGGTATTCGCGAGCTAATGCACGCGCTAGCATTTTGGCCTGGCTCAGTAAAAACGATTCTTGATGAATTCACACTTTGCGAAGCTGGCGAGCGCCGCTTAACAGACGTTATCAGCGGCTGGCTAGACCCCGCCGAAGACCCAGAAGCCCCCAAAACAGAAGGCTTCCAAGAAAAGAAAGAAGACGCCAAAAAAGATGATGGCGACGATGCTGATGACGATGACGATGAAGCCGATACCGGCATCGACCCAGAATATGCCCGCGAACGCTTTAACGAACTAAGAGACGCATCCTTAGCTGCTGAAGAAGCCATCATCGCCAAAGGCCGCATGAGCAAAGAAGCGGGCAAAGCACTCGAAGAGCTTGGCGGCGTTTTCCGCTTCTTCAAACTGCCACCGCGCCAGTTCGACCCCGTTTACGGCAGCGCCCGCGAGGTACTACAAAAAGTTCGCCAAACCGAGCGCGAACTGATGATGCAGTGTATTCGCTACGGCAAAATGCCACGCAAAACCTTTATCAAAGAATTCCCCGGCAACGAAACCAACCTTGACTGGATCCCTTCCATCGTTAAGAAAAAGCGCGACTACTCCGATAGCATGCGCAACGTGGCCGACAACATTTTAAAGCTGCAAGAAGCCCTGCTGGAAATAGAACAAGCCACCGGCTTAGAGCTTAGCACCATTAAAGAAATCAACCGCCGCATGTCGCTCGGCGAAGCCCGTGCCCGCCGCGCCAAAAAGGAAATGGTTGAAGCCAACCTACGCCTTGTAATTTCTATCGCCAAAAAGTACACCAACCGCGGCTTACAATTCCTCGACCTTATTCAAGAAGGCAACATCGGCTTGATGAAAGCCGTCGATAAATTCGAATACCGTCGCGGCTACAAGTTTTCGACCTATGCAACATGGTGGATTCGCCAGGCAATTACCCGCTCTATTGCCGACCAAGCGCGCACCATTCGTATTCCGGTCCACATGATTGAGACCATTAACAAACTCAATCGCATCAGCCGTCAAATGCTTCAAGAAATGGGCCGCGAACCCACACCAGAAGAACTTGCCGAGCGCATGGAAATGCCCGAAGACAAAGTGCGCAAAGTGCTTAAAATCGCCAAAGAACCCATCTCGATGGAAACCCCAATCGGCGACGATGAAGATTCGCACTTGGGCGACTTTATCGAGGACGTGTCGATAACGTCACCGGTAGAATCAGCCACCACCCAAGGCCTGATGGAATCTACCCGCGAAGTACTAGCCGGCCTTACCGCTCGCGAAGCCAAAGTACTGCGCATGCGCTTCGGCATCGACATGAACACCGACCACACGTTGGAAGAAGTGGGTAAACAGTTCGACGTAACGCGCGAGCGCATTCGTCAGATTGAGGCGAAAGCACTGCGCAAACTGCGCCACCCCACCCGCTCAGACCACCTACGAAGCTTTTTGGACGAATAA
- the dnaG gene encoding DNA primase, with translation MSLIPQPFIDDLLNRLDIVDIVDKRVKLKKTGKNYSACCPFHNEKTPSFTVSQDKQFYYCFGCGASGNAVGFLMEFDKLGFVDAVEQLASSAGLQIPREEPKNKNQAPKQDFKNLYKLLADCSDYFQQQLKAHPSRDKAVSYLQNRGLTGYIAKNFGLGYAPKGWDNLLTKFGETDSDRKTLVTAGMLIEHEDENKRYDRFRDRIMFPILDIRGRTIGFGGRVLGEENRVGADGKKVKGSGPKYLNSPETPVFHKGKELYGLYQARQANRELKHLLVVEGYMDVIALAQYGINNAVATLGTACGEDHLKLAFKYTNTIVFCFDGDKAGRTAAKRALENALEVMTDGYQIKFLFLPEGQDPDTLVRQIGQDRFAELIQKGSPLEEFFFDVLSEGLNINTMEGRARLSKLAAPLLHKLPKSVYRELMFELLSQRTGLSLDILMELIGEPVPVLVPATAPTQTEEQAVPPSFNQGPPANNEDYAPLGQPIEQELEASHFPQQLQLRSEPRKKSSVELSPIRLATALLLEHPNLAHKLEEPELPETTENLQLMQLFSYLKQRENPSFASIIGYWSGRFGVEAQQQLTAIMANQLLAQAKRGNNYNDQQELQDALEKLKLQALERERQNQLAELKSRPINELSPEERQHFLQLLKVGKQVH, from the coding sequence ATGAGCTTAATCCCACAACCCTTCATTGACGACCTACTGAACCGACTCGATATTGTCGACATCGTTGATAAGCGCGTTAAGCTTAAAAAAACGGGCAAAAACTATTCGGCCTGCTGCCCTTTTCACAACGAAAAAACGCCCTCATTTACCGTAAGCCAAGACAAACAGTTTTATTATTGCTTTGGCTGCGGCGCCTCTGGCAATGCGGTTGGCTTTTTAATGGAGTTTGATAAGCTCGGCTTTGTTGATGCCGTAGAGCAACTCGCCAGCAGCGCAGGCCTGCAAATACCGCGCGAAGAACCCAAGAATAAAAACCAAGCGCCAAAGCAAGACTTTAAAAACCTTTACAAGCTCTTGGCCGACTGCAGCGACTACTTTCAACAGCAACTAAAAGCGCACCCCAGCCGCGACAAGGCGGTAAGCTACCTACAAAACCGGGGCCTAACGGGGTATATCGCCAAAAACTTTGGCCTGGGCTATGCCCCCAAAGGATGGGATAACCTGCTCACAAAATTCGGCGAAACCGATAGCGACCGCAAAACCTTAGTAACCGCCGGCATGCTTATCGAGCACGAAGACGAAAACAAACGCTACGATCGCTTTCGCGACCGCATTATGTTCCCCATTTTGGATATTCGCGGCCGCACCATAGGCTTTGGCGGCCGCGTACTGGGCGAAGAAAACCGCGTTGGCGCAGATGGCAAAAAAGTTAAAGGCAGTGGCCCCAAATACCTCAATTCGCCCGAAACACCGGTATTCCATAAAGGTAAAGAGCTATACGGGCTTTACCAAGCACGCCAAGCCAACCGCGAGCTAAAGCACTTGCTTGTGGTTGAAGGCTATATGGATGTTATAGCCCTTGCCCAATACGGCATTAACAACGCCGTAGCCACACTGGGCACCGCCTGCGGCGAAGACCACTTAAAGCTGGCCTTCAAATACACCAACACCATAGTGTTTTGTTTTGATGGCGATAAAGCCGGCCGCACCGCCGCCAAGCGCGCACTAGAAAACGCACTAGAGGTAATGACTGACGGCTACCAAATTAAGTTTCTCTTTTTACCCGAAGGCCAGGATCCAGACACCCTCGTACGGCAAATAGGACAAGACCGCTTTGCCGAGCTAATACAAAAAGGCTCGCCTTTAGAGGAATTCTTCTTTGATGTGCTTAGCGAAGGGCTAAACATTAACACCATGGAAGGCCGCGCCCGCCTAAGCAAACTAGCGGCGCCACTGCTTCACAAGCTGCCCAAAAGTGTTTATCGCGAACTTATGTTCGAGCTACTATCGCAACGCACAGGCTTAAGCCTTGATATTTTAATGGAGCTAATTGGCGAGCCCGTGCCAGTGCTTGTACCGGCAACAGCGCCAACGCAAACCGAAGAACAAGCTGTACCACCAAGCTTTAACCAAGGGCCGCCAGCCAATAACGAAGACTACGCCCCCTTAGGGCAACCGATAGAGCAAGAACTGGAAGCATCCCACTTCCCGCAGCAATTACAACTTCGCTCCGAGCCACGCAAAAAATCGAGCGTAGAACTTAGCCCAATCAGGCTCGCTACCGCCCTATTACTTGAGCACCCCAACTTGGCGCACAAACTAGAAGAGCCCGAACTACCAGAAACCACTGAAAACCTACAATTAATGCAGCTTTTCAGTTATTTAAAGCAAAGAGAAAACCCCAGCTTTGCCAGTATTATTGGCTATTGGAGTGGGCGCTTTGGCGTAGAAGCACAGCAACAACTCACCGCCATTATGGCCAACCAGCTACTTGCGCAAGCAAAACGCGGCAACAACTACAACGACCAACAAGAGCTTCAAGACGCCCTTGAAAAGCTTAAGCTGCAAGCGCTGGAGCGCGAACGCCAAAATCAGCTGGCAGAGCTGAAATCGAGACCGATCAACGAACTATCGCCAGAAGAGCGACAACATTTCCTGCAATTACTTAAGGTTGGCAAACAAGTCCATTAG
- a CDS encoding GatB/YqeY domain-containing protein — MMSEIKKAITDAVKAAMRAKEKERLGVLRMVTAEFKRIEVDERIELDDARVLAVLDKMVKQRRDAATQYTDAGREDLANIEQFEIGVIKDFLPQPLSEDEIQALINDAIANTGANGMGDMGKVMGFIKPKAQGRADMGAVSKLIKASLQG; from the coding sequence CTGATGAGTGAAATCAAGAAAGCAATCACCGACGCCGTTAAAGCAGCAATGCGCGCAAAAGAAAAAGAACGCCTTGGCGTTTTGCGCATGGTTACCGCTGAATTTAAACGCATCGAAGTTGATGAACGCATTGAACTTGATGACGCTCGCGTGCTCGCGGTGCTCGACAAAATGGTTAAGCAGCGCCGCGATGCCGCTACCCAATATACCGATGCCGGCAGAGAAGACCTTGCCAACATCGAGCAATTTGAAATTGGGGTAATTAAAGACTTCCTGCCGCAACCGCTTAGCGAAGACGAAATTCAAGCACTTATCAACGATGCCATCGCCAATACTGGCGCCAACGGCATGGGTGATATGGGCAAAGTTATGGGGTTTATTAAACCCAAAGCACAAGGCCGCGCCGACATGGGCGCCGTTAGCAAGCTGATAAAAGCTAGCCTGCAAGGTTAA
- the rpsU gene encoding 30S ribosomal protein S21 — protein MPSVKLKENEPFDIALRRFKRSCEKAGVLAEVRRRECYEKPTTVRKRKAAAAVKRHAKKMSRETRKFQRLY, from the coding sequence ATGCCTTCAGTAAAACTGAAAGAAAACGAGCCATTTGATATTGCCCTACGTCGCTTTAAGCGTTCTTGCGAAAAAGCAGGCGTTCTTGCAGAGGTACGTCGTCGCGAGTGCTACGAAAAGCCCACAACTGTTCGCAAGCGTAAAGCTGCCGCTGCTGTTAAGCGTCACGCTAAAAAGATGTCTCGCGAAACCCGCAAGTTCCAACGCCTTTATTAA
- the tsaD gene encoding tRNA (adenosine(37)-N6)-threonylcarbamoyltransferase complex transferase subunit TsaD has product MLVLGIETSCDETGVALYHSEQGLLAHALYSQIALHAEYGGVVPELASRDHIRKLLPLVDEVLEKASLSKADIDAVAYTKGPGLIGALLVGACTGRAIAMGLGVPAIGVHHMEGHLLAPQLEDSPPPYPFVALLVSGGHTQLIEVQALGEYTLLGESLDDAAGEAFDKAAKMLDLDYPGGPRLAAMAEQGEAGRFKFPRPMCDRPGLDFSFSGLKTFTLNTVTKHALDDGLPDDQTCADIAHAFQEAVADTLVIKCRRALEQCGMKSLVIAGGVSANTRLRQKLEAALAKMGAKVFYARHEFCTDNGAMIAYAGCQRLLAGQSETLAVEVRPRWPMTELAGLSTAKAEPNR; this is encoded by the coding sequence ATGTTAGTCCTTGGAATAGAAACGTCGTGTGATGAAACGGGTGTTGCGCTGTATCACAGTGAGCAGGGCCTGTTGGCTCACGCATTGTATAGCCAAATAGCGCTGCACGCTGAATACGGCGGGGTGGTGCCCGAGCTCGCGTCGCGCGATCATATCCGTAAATTATTACCCTTAGTTGACGAAGTGCTCGAAAAGGCTTCGTTAAGTAAAGCGGATATTGACGCCGTCGCCTATACCAAGGGGCCAGGTTTAATTGGCGCTTTATTAGTGGGGGCGTGTACCGGCCGGGCTATTGCAATGGGGTTAGGTGTGCCGGCTATTGGTGTACACCATATGGAAGGGCACTTGTTAGCGCCACAGTTAGAAGATTCCCCGCCGCCCTACCCTTTTGTGGCATTGCTTGTGTCTGGCGGGCATACCCAGTTAATCGAGGTGCAAGCGCTGGGTGAATACACTCTTTTAGGGGAATCGCTAGACGATGCCGCAGGCGAAGCCTTTGATAAGGCGGCAAAAATGTTAGACCTCGATTACCCCGGTGGCCCGCGCTTAGCCGCCATGGCCGAGCAAGGCGAAGCGGGGCGCTTTAAATTTCCGCGGCCAATGTGCGACCGCCCAGGGCTAGATTTCAGCTTTAGCGGTTTAAAAACCTTTACCCTTAATACCGTGACTAAGCATGCGCTAGACGATGGCTTGCCTGATGATCAAACCTGTGCCGATATTGCCCACGCCTTCCAGGAGGCCGTGGCCGATACCTTGGTGATTAAATGCCGGCGTGCACTCGAGCAGTGTGGCATGAAAAGCTTAGTGATAGCCGGCGGTGTATCGGCAAATACACGGCTACGGCAAAAGTTGGAGGCCGCATTGGCCAAAATGGGCGCTAAAGTTTTTTATGCGCGCCACGAGTTTTGCACTGATAACGGCGCCATGATTGCCTACGCGGGTTGTCAGCGTTTACTTGCTGGGCAAAGTGAAACCCTTGCCGTTGAAGTGCGGCCGCGTTGGCCAATGACAGAGCTAGCGGGCCTTAGCACGGCAAAAGCGGAGCCTAACCGATGA
- the folB gene encoding dihydroneopterin aldolase, producing MSADTVFIKGLKTEAVIGVFEWEREIRQALYIDVVMATDIRLAAAEDNLKHTLDYKAITDRIQHFVAQSGFKLIETLAEHLAALLQAEFGIAWLQLSVHKPGAIADAQDIGITIERGEKP from the coding sequence ATGAGTGCCGATACCGTGTTTATTAAAGGCCTAAAAACAGAGGCGGTGATCGGTGTTTTTGAGTGGGAGCGCGAAATTCGCCAAGCACTTTATATTGATGTGGTGATGGCTACCGATATTCGCTTAGCTGCAGCAGAAGATAACCTTAAGCACACACTAGACTACAAAGCCATTACCGACCGTATACAGCACTTTGTGGCCCAAAGCGGCTTTAAATTGATCGAAACATTGGCGGAGCATTTAGCCGCATTACTACAGGCAGAATTCGGCATAGCATGGCTACAACTGAGTGTTCACAAACCCGGCGCCATTGCTGATGCACAGGATATTGGTATTACCATCGAACGAGGAGAAAAGCCCTAA
- the folK gene encoding 2-amino-4-hydroxy-6-hydroxymethyldihydropteridine diphosphokinase — protein MAEVLLGLGSNQNAKVVFKSALNSLQGTFGALVLSPVYESESVGFDGDNFLNMVVQIQTHLPVGKLLETLRAIEDAHGRDRTQPKFGGRTLDIDILTYDDVVGCIDGVTLPRDEVLKNAFVLRPLADTWPSGLHPELKRSYRELWSEYDKSSQNLWLASLDD, from the coding sequence ATGGCTGAGGTATTGCTAGGTTTAGGCAGTAATCAAAATGCAAAAGTGGTTTTTAAAAGCGCTTTAAATTCGCTGCAGGGCACATTTGGCGCACTCGTTTTATCGCCGGTTTACGAAAGTGAATCGGTAGGTTTTGATGGCGATAACTTTTTGAATATGGTGGTACAAATTCAAACCCACTTACCCGTGGGTAAGCTGTTGGAAACACTGCGCGCCATTGAAGATGCCCATGGCCGCGACCGCACGCAACCTAAGTTTGGTGGCCGAACGCTGGATATCGATATTCTGACTTACGACGATGTGGTGGGCTGTATTGATGGTGTAACACTGCCGCGCGATGAAGTACTGAAAAACGCTTTTGTCTTAAGACCTTTGGCAGATACTTGGCCAAGTGGTTTGCACCCCGAGCTAAAACGCAGCTACCGCGAGTTGTGGTCTGAGTACGATAAATCCTCGCAAAACCTCTGGTTAGCCTCCCTCGACGATTAA